CCTATTTAATGGTTTACATACAAAATCGTGAATTTCTGCTAATGTAAAACATATATCATGATATACGAAGATGATATTTATTGGTTCGTGTGTGACGATATATGTCCTTGTCACGTGATTGATAACAGCTTATGCTGTAGTCTGCCTCTTGATCTGTTTTACAGTATGGTTTATAGACTGCTGCAGTAGCGATGGATCGTGGAATTTTGTAGAGTATGTGTTGTTTGACGTTAATGTTCTTGGAGGAGGGAGTTGTGATTGCGCGTTACTATTCTGTTTGGTTGAAACACCAGTGGTAGTGTTGGTATGAATATTTCCTCTTTGCGGCTGTTTACTGACTTTCAACAAGTGCCCAACATCCACTCTATTTTCTGGCTTGAATATCCGCTCATAGCCTGGCGATCCCTTGTATATTTCGTTCAAGACATCGAACTCTTCGAGTACATCCCTTTTCTTTAGTCTCTCGgccattcttttcttcttgtttgtgGGACAGTG
The Kluyveromyces marxianus DMKU3-1042 DNA, complete genome, chromosome 1 DNA segment above includes these coding regions:
- the YHC1 gene encoding Yhc1p gives rise to the protein MVRFYCLYCKSYLTHDTASVRKSHLQGKNHIRLVADYYRNVSINEEKRQRKSTKKRKRLRKTPSNDEEQRIVQPVAIHCPTNKKKRMAERLKKRDVLEEFDVLNEIYKGSPGYERIFKPENRVDVGHLLKVSKQPQRGNIHTNTTTGVSTKQNSNAQSQLPPPRTLTSNNTYSTKFHDPSLLQQSINHTVKQIKRQTTA